The Anopheles coluzzii chromosome 2, AcolN3, whole genome shotgun sequence genome window below encodes:
- the LOC120948071 gene encoding uncharacterized protein LOC120948071, with product MLDYSRTNFLILNDLLQSSDWSFLDGNPDVNHALDMFNRKFTEHLSACCPIKRPRQGPPWGNAQLRRLKRNKSSCYRFYQNSGTQQSRLRFIAAHNVYRSYNRQLHSRFLIRIQFSLRRKPKKFWRYVDTKRKNSSLPAIVSFNGTTSCTKEETCNLFADRFMSSFATEAPGFSLDAALNNVPSDAVDVNVRDINISRDSVLKALKQVKPSYNPGPDGIPTAVLVKCSEVLAGPLARIFTLSLNQRMFPAAWKSSYMFPVHKKGDKSLVENYRGITTLPAGAKVFEVVVQNSLLNCCRSLISTRQHGFFPRRSVTTNLVEFVSHCHAAFASGA from the coding sequence ATGCTCGACTACAGTCGCACAAACTTTTTGATTCTAAATGATCTACTGCAATCCTCTGACTGGTCATTCCTTGATGGAAACCCGGACGTAAACCATGCACTCGATATGTTCAATCGGAAATTTACGGAACATTTATCTGCCTGTTGCCCTATAAAACGTCCACGACAGGGTCCACCGTGGGGTAATGCTCAATTACGCCgtttaaaacgaaacaaatcttccTGCTATCGGTTTTACCAAAACAGTGGAACACAACAATCGAGATTGCGGTTCATCGCTGCACACAATGTTTATAGAAGCTATAATAGACAACTACACTCTCGTTTTTTGATTCGTATACAGTTCAGCTTAAgaagaaaaccgaaaaaatTTTGGAGGTATGTCgacacaaaacggaaaaacagCTCCCTGCCAGCTATAGTTTCCTTTAATGGAACAACTTCGTGTACCAAAGAGGAAacctgcaatttatttgccgaTCGTTTCATGAGTTCGTTTGCCACTGAAGCTCCTGGCTTCTCATTGGATGCTGCTCTCAACAACGTGCCCTCCGACGCTGTCGATGTTAATGTGCGTGACATAAACATCTCCAGAGATTCTGTGCTAAAGGCGCTCAAGCAGGTCAAACCATCCTACAACCCTGGACCTGATGGTATTCCAACAGCAGTTCTTGTCAAATGCAGCGAAGTTTTGGCCGGACCTCTGGCTCGTATCTTCACACTCTCTCTCAATCAGCGTATGTTTCCAGCAGCATGGAAATCGTCCTACATGTTTCCTGTGCATAAAAAGGGGGATAAGAGCTTAGTGGAAAACTACCGTGGCATTACTACTTTGCCTGCAGGTGCTAAGGTTTTTGAAGTCGTCGTCCAGAACTCGCTCTTGAACTGTTGCCGCTCGCTGATATCAACACGCCAACACGGGTTCTTCCCTCGCCGCAGTGTGACCACCAATTTGGTGGAGTTTGTATCTCACTGCCATGCTGCATTCGCTTCGGGAGCCTAG